The following coding sequences are from one Paenibacillus tundrae window:
- a CDS encoding NAD(P)/FAD-dependent oxidoreductase encodes MDLQSGKLYWPTTVVNPPSYPKLQEDISCDVLIIGAGSSGAQCANILSEQGLKVVIVDKRKAGEGSTSTNTALIQYAGEKSFVSLSNSFGEEVAARHLKLCEQAINDIERVSSELPIHPDFIRRDSLYYASYKEDVSVLTDEYALLQKYGFKVDLWDEQHIKQSYPFQKAGALYYYDDAEMNPLKFVYGLLEKVRSHGGFMYENTEITGKRFEQDYAVFYTKERHEIQAKHVIIAAGYEDREFKVEKNATLASSYAVITKPIDDWSSWYKRTLIWETARPYVYMRTTPDNRIIIGGMDKDTEYATTRDSKLLASKDKLIQEFNKLFPDIPVEPEFYLGAFYGGTHDGLPVIGQYDTYPHCYVIMAYGDNGTVYNGVLAKIVADKIVTGSSPDWDLYLQTRPLINH; translated from the coding sequence ATGGATCTGCAAAGCGGAAAATTGTACTGGCCGACAACGGTTGTTAACCCACCCTCTTATCCTAAACTGCAAGAAGATATATCCTGTGATGTACTCATTATTGGCGCCGGCAGTTCAGGTGCTCAGTGTGCCAACATCCTTAGTGAGCAAGGCTTGAAAGTAGTCATTGTAGACAAAAGAAAAGCCGGAGAAGGTAGCACCAGCACCAATACAGCTCTGATTCAATATGCCGGTGAGAAGAGCTTTGTATCGCTCAGCAATTCCTTTGGCGAAGAAGTGGCTGCTCGTCACCTTAAGCTATGTGAACAAGCGATCAATGACATTGAGCGAGTCAGTAGCGAGCTACCTATTCATCCGGATTTTATAAGACGTGACAGCTTGTATTATGCAAGTTACAAGGAAGATGTCTCTGTTCTAACCGATGAGTATGCCCTACTTCAAAAATACGGATTCAAGGTAGATCTGTGGGATGAACAACATATCAAGCAGTCGTATCCTTTTCAAAAAGCAGGCGCTCTGTACTATTATGATGATGCTGAGATGAATCCGCTAAAATTCGTATATGGACTTCTTGAGAAAGTAAGATCTCATGGTGGCTTCATGTATGAGAACACCGAAATCACGGGAAAACGATTCGAACAGGACTACGCTGTTTTCTACACCAAGGAACGGCATGAAATTCAGGCCAAACATGTCATCATCGCCGCTGGTTATGAAGATCGTGAGTTTAAAGTCGAGAAAAATGCGACGCTCGCGAGCTCATACGCTGTAATAACGAAACCTATTGACGACTGGTCGAGCTGGTACAAACGAACATTAATATGGGAAACCGCCCGTCCCTATGTCTACATGCGTACCACTCCAGACAATCGAATCATTATAGGAGGTATGGACAAGGATACGGAGTACGCAACTACACGAGATTCTAAGCTCTTAGCGAGCAAAGACAAACTCATTCAGGAGTTTAACAAATTGTTCCCTGACATCCCGGTAGAACCCGAGTTTTATTTGGGAGCTTTCTACGGGGGAACGCATGACGGGTTACCTGTAATCGGCCAATATGATACCTATCCTCATTGTTATGTCATCATGGCTTACGGAGACAATGGGACGGTGTATAATGGTGTATTAGCTAAAATAGTTGCGGATAAAATCGTTACAGGGTCAAGCCCTGATTGGGATCTGTATCTGCAAACCAGACCACTTATCAATCACTAG
- a CDS encoding alpha/beta hydrolase, giving the protein MKTAQRMSRWKKILIWISVVVVALVVGLFVYLSSVTYSPSEQAEAAMQSDGQVLVTEVKQGYRFEPQGTEAVEPNIVFYPGGLVEPSSYSPLARTMAEHGHRVYIAKMPLNLAIFGLNKADSFIAEHPDEAYVIGGHSLGGAFASRYAAEHADQLEGIFYLASYADDGGSLKDTNLSALQITGSNDGVLNWEEWEKTKTNLPKDTTFVSIDGGNHGQFGSYGMQKGDRTPEITEDEQLKQVVQALDNWFNSLNK; this is encoded by the coding sequence TTGAAAACGGCGCAACGCATGAGCAGATGGAAAAAAATACTGATATGGATAAGCGTGGTCGTTGTTGCCCTTGTGGTTGGATTGTTTGTATACCTATCATCGGTTACATACAGCCCATCCGAACAAGCTGAAGCAGCTATGCAAAGTGACGGACAGGTATTGGTTACCGAGGTGAAGCAAGGATACCGCTTCGAACCCCAGGGAACCGAGGCCGTGGAGCCCAATATCGTTTTTTATCCCGGAGGTCTGGTGGAGCCATCCAGTTACTCCCCATTAGCCAGAACAATGGCTGAACATGGCCACAGGGTATACATTGCCAAGATGCCTTTGAATCTAGCCATTTTTGGACTGAACAAAGCAGATTCATTTATCGCTGAACATCCTGATGAAGCTTATGTCATCGGTGGTCATTCGCTTGGCGGCGCATTTGCTTCACGGTATGCTGCGGAGCATGCTGATCAACTTGAGGGAATTTTCTACTTGGCATCTTACGCTGATGACGGTGGGAGCTTGAAGGATACCAACTTATCTGCACTACAAATTACAGGATCCAATGATGGCGTATTGAACTGGGAAGAATGGGAGAAAACCAAAACTAATCTTCCGAAGGATACGACATTTGTCAGTATAGACGGAGGCAACCACGGACAGTTTGGATCGTACGGCATGCAAAAGGGAGACCGTACACCTGAAATTACCGAGGATGAGCAGCTCAAGCAAGTCGTTCAAGCACTGGATAACTGGTTTAACTCGTTGAACAAGTAA
- a CDS encoding TetR/AcrR family transcriptional regulator, producing the protein MPEKPAKRLRGRPRQADNDISIQQTIIYTASTLFEEYGYEAVSLQQIGKQCGVSKPTIYYHFASKPELFKVAMTTMLNNVRKVTSHLLNEVDHLEHGLVRLAEARLANPHAEIETMMREAESFLDEKQVREIREAEQKIHELLAEHFRLAMDQQILREEDPMFLAETFSTLMLMGNRENNPQKYESHLALAQKVVSLFLQGAKAT; encoded by the coding sequence ATGCCAGAGAAACCAGCAAAACGGCTACGGGGAAGACCCAGACAGGCTGACAATGATATATCCATACAGCAGACCATTATTTATACAGCGTCCACACTGTTTGAAGAATACGGCTACGAAGCGGTCTCGCTCCAACAGATCGGGAAACAATGCGGGGTATCCAAACCAACTATATATTATCATTTCGCGAGTAAACCCGAACTATTCAAGGTGGCAATGACAACGATGCTTAACAACGTTCGGAAGGTCACTTCACATTTGTTGAACGAAGTTGACCATCTGGAGCACGGTTTAGTACGATTGGCTGAGGCCAGATTAGCGAATCCTCATGCAGAGATCGAAACAATGATGAGAGAAGCTGAGTCTTTTCTTGATGAAAAGCAAGTTCGTGAAATCCGTGAAGCTGAGCAGAAGATCCATGAATTGCTAGCTGAACATTTCAGGCTCGCTATGGATCAGCAGATTCTTCGTGAAGAAGATCCCATGTTCTTGGCGGAGACCTTCTCGACGCTAATGTTAATGGGAAATCGTGAGAATAATCCACAAAAGTATGAATCACACCTTGCTCTCGCCCAAAAGGTGGTATCCCTCTTCCTGCAGGGCGCAAAGGCAACTTGA